A stretch of Microbulbifer sp. SAOS-129_SWC DNA encodes these proteins:
- the leuD gene encoding 3-isopropylmalate dehydratase small subunit, with protein MKAFTQHQGVVAPMDRANVDTDLIIPKQFLKSIKRTGFGPNLFDELRYLDEGQPGQDCSNRPLNAEFPLNFPRYKGASVLLARKNFGCGSSREHAPWALDDYGFRAVIAPSFADIFFNNCFKNGLLPIVLDEQVVDQLFEEMYAQEGYALTIDLEKQQVIKPNGDTIDFDVDAFRKHCLLNGLDDIGLTLEDADDIRAYEGKRREQAPWLFDAVK; from the coding sequence ATGAAGGCTTTTACCCAGCACCAGGGCGTTGTTGCACCGATGGACCGCGCCAATGTGGATACCGACCTGATTATCCCCAAGCAGTTTCTGAAGTCGATCAAGCGCACCGGTTTCGGTCCCAACCTGTTCGACGAGCTGCGTTACCTGGATGAAGGCCAGCCGGGCCAGGATTGCAGCAACCGCCCGCTGAACGCCGAGTTCCCGCTGAACTTCCCGCGCTACAAGGGTGCCTCAGTACTGCTGGCGCGCAAGAATTTCGGCTGTGGTTCCAGTCGCGAACACGCGCCCTGGGCATTGGATGATTACGGCTTCCGCGCGGTAATTGCGCCGAGTTTTGCCGATATCTTCTTCAACAACTGTTTCAAGAACGGCCTGCTGCCGATCGTACTCGACGAGCAGGTAGTCGATCAGCTGTTCGAGGAAATGTATGCGCAGGAAGGCTACGCGCTGACCATCGACCTGGAAAAACAGCAGGTAATCAAGCCGAACGGCGACACCATCGATTTCGATGTGGACGCCTTCCGCAAGCACTGCCTGCTGAACGGCCTCGACGATATCGGTCTGACTCTGGAAGATGCGGACGATATTCGTGCCTATGAAGGCAAGCGTCGCGAGCAGGCGCCCTGGTTGTTTGATGCGGTGAAGTAG
- the leuC gene encoding 3-isopropylmalate dehydratase large subunit, with protein sequence MAGQTLYDKLWQDHLVKSREDGTALIYIDRHLIHEVTSPQAFEGLRLAGRKPWRKDSLVATPDHNVPSEAAERAGGVAGIRDEVARIQVQTLDENCKDFNVVQFGINEPGQGIVHVIGPETGATLPGMTVVCGDSHTSTHGALGALAHGIGTSEVEHVMATQCLIQKKMKNMLVRVDGELGAGVTAKDVVLAIIGKIGTAGGTGYAIEFGGEVMRKLSMEGRMTVCNMAIEAGARAGMVAVDQITLDYVKDKPYAPKGAQWEAAVENWTRLHSDDDAVFDAVIELRGEEIQPQVSWGTSPEMVAPVSALVPNPADEADATKRAGIERALEYMGLSAGQKITDIKLDRVFIGSCTNSRIEDLRAAAAVAKGRKKADSVKQVLIVPGSQSVKAQAEKEGLHEIFVEAGFEWREPSCSMCLAMNADKLGAGEHCASTSNRNFEGRQGYGGRTHLVSPGMAAAAAIAGTFVDVREFETQAETA encoded by the coding sequence ACTCTGGCAGGACCATCTGGTCAAGAGCCGCGAAGACGGCACTGCACTGATCTATATCGACCGCCACCTGATCCACGAGGTGACCTCACCGCAGGCCTTCGAAGGGCTGCGACTGGCCGGTCGCAAGCCCTGGCGCAAAGACTCGCTGGTGGCCACGCCGGACCACAATGTGCCCTCCGAAGCGGCCGAGCGCGCCGGCGGTGTGGCGGGTATCCGCGACGAGGTTGCGCGTATCCAGGTGCAGACTCTGGATGAAAACTGCAAGGACTTTAACGTCGTGCAGTTCGGCATCAACGAGCCGGGGCAGGGCATCGTGCATGTGATCGGTCCGGAAACCGGCGCGACCCTGCCGGGTATGACCGTGGTTTGTGGTGACTCACACACCTCTACCCACGGTGCCCTCGGCGCGCTGGCGCACGGTATCGGCACCTCCGAGGTGGAGCATGTGATGGCCACCCAGTGCCTGATCCAGAAGAAGATGAAGAACATGCTGGTGCGCGTAGACGGCGAACTCGGCGCGGGCGTGACGGCGAAAGACGTGGTGCTGGCGATCATCGGCAAGATCGGCACCGCTGGCGGTACCGGTTACGCGATCGAGTTCGGCGGCGAGGTGATGCGCAAACTGTCGATGGAAGGTCGCATGACCGTCTGTAACATGGCCATCGAGGCCGGCGCCCGCGCCGGTATGGTGGCGGTGGACCAGATCACGCTCGACTATGTCAAAGACAAGCCCTACGCGCCCAAAGGTGCCCAGTGGGAGGCGGCGGTGGAAAACTGGACCCGCCTGCACTCCGACGACGACGCCGTCTTCGATGCGGTGATCGAGCTGCGCGGTGAGGAAATTCAGCCGCAGGTGAGCTGGGGCACGTCGCCGGAGATGGTGGCGCCGGTCAGTGCGCTGGTGCCGAATCCGGCCGACGAGGCGGATGCAACCAAGCGTGCCGGTATCGAGCGCGCGCTGGAATATATGGGCCTGAGTGCCGGCCAGAAGATTACCGACATCAAGCTCGACCGCGTGTTTATCGGTTCCTGCACCAACTCCCGCATCGAGGATCTGCGCGCGGCGGCCGCTGTGGCCAAGGGCCGCAAGAAAGCCGACAGCGTGAAGCAGGTGCTGATCGTGCCCGGTTCCCAGTCGGTGAAGGCGCAGGCGGAAAAGGAAGGCCTGCACGAGATCTTTGTCGAGGCCGGTTTCGAGTGGCGCGAGCCGTCCTGCTCCATGTGCCTGGCGATGAATGCGGACAAGCTGGGTGCGGGCGAGCACTGTGCTTCCACCTCCAACCGCAACTTCGAGGGGCGCCAGGGTTACGGTGGCCGTACCCATCTGGTCAGCCCGGGCATGGCGGCAGCTGCGGCGATCGCCGGTACCTTTGTCGATGTGCGTGAATTCGAAACTCAAGCGGAGACTGCGTAA